The following coding sequences lie in one Chelonia mydas isolate rCheMyd1 chromosome 6, rCheMyd1.pri.v2, whole genome shotgun sequence genomic window:
- the CCDC177 gene encoding coiled-coil domain-containing protein 177 translates to MVDPAAEPGEEKCTDPGGAAGDGAPPAAAGEGPPRPPPPTPAGEPGRRREQSPLLHLDLFNFDCPEAEGSRYVLTSPRSLEACARCAVKPVELLPRALSELVREAPGRSMRVAAGLYEVYEMDRQRKLQQCREERERIIREEKRRIFTPLMLSSLPSSPAARISFKPTTNGGCALAPGAGAPTGTKTKSHSLDSLQKRREGFSTKTSSESGASSSYSGESFRDRWTKGTPRTRTVAAMNSLAGRSFSLGDLSHSPQTTKRVEKIVKEVKKKKGLKEVPKRDRKIAALMIAKHQEENILNEQRYAAHLQWDSQRRRAEQQKEQEEKEKQRALLQCQKMWESQVEKRRGKLTQGQKEATMMKQRQCLMYEERWREQAEKQDRMKRDKLERAVLEDKQKKLHQEHNLKVKEEDKKEFLEREEHLLQEKMSTAAQKKLKKELQLQKEKKLLNQAEKLKHEALLKEVARQEAEEKEMLKASVEVNLHKAQENYEQLIEKRNQELREKAKREEMQIQRAKLAAERKEREQKEHLEALAKATERKLQHAAQVAEEVVQQKARKVVLSRLEKEKMQKVNKQKVEQYEDFRRREILLSIERKLERSEQIFKEKKTVLENARSVARASFHVREKVREETNMRTFDKMVSEAELHASLDKK, encoded by the coding sequence ATGGTGGATCCGGCGGCGGAGCCGGGCGAGGAGAAATGCACAGACCCAGGCGGCGCAGCTGGAGATGGGGCGCCCCCGGCAGCAGCGGGCGAAGGGCCCCCGCGGCCGCCGCCGCCAACGCCCGCGGGGGAGCCGGGGAGGCGCCGCGAGCAGTCCCCGCTGCTGCACTTGGACCTCTTCAACTTCGACTGCCCGGAGGCCGAGGGCAGCCGCTACGTGCTCACCAGCCCCCGCTCGCTGGAAGCCTGCGCCCGCTGCGCCGTCAAGCCGGTGGAgctgctgcccagggccctgagcgAGCTGGTGAGGGAGGCCCCGGGCAGGTCCATGCGGGTGGCGGCCGGCCTGTACGAGGTCTACGAGATGGACCggcagaggaagctgcagcagtgccgggaggaaagagaaaggatTATCcgagaggagaagagaaggattTTCACTCCCCTCATGCTAAGcagcctcccttcctccccagctgccAGGATCTCCTTCAAACCCACCACCAATGGGGGCTGCGCCCTagccccaggggcaggggctCCGACTGGGACCAAGACCAAGAGCCACTCCCTGGACTCGCTGCAGAAACGGAGAGAGGGGTTCTCCACCAAAACATCCTCTGAATCAGGGGCATCCTCGTCCTACAGCGGAGAAAGCTTTAGGGACAGATGGACCAAAGGGACCCCTCGGACTAGGACGGTGGCTGCCATGAACTCCCTGGCAGGCAGAAGCTTCAGCCTGGGGGATCTGagccactccccacagaccaCAAAGAGAGTGGAGAAGATCGTCAAGGaggtgaagaagaagaaaggtCTCAAGGAGGTGCCCAAGAGGGACAGAAAGATAGCTGCCCTGATGATAGCCAAGCACCAGGAGGAGAACATCCTGAATGAGCAGAGGTATGCCGCCCACCTCCAGTGGGACAGCCAGCGGCGAAGGGCCGAGCAGCAGAaggagcaggaagagaaagagaagcagagGGCTCTGCTGCAGTGCCAGAAGATGTGGGAGTCCCAGGTCGAGAAGCGCCGTGGGAAGCTGACCCAAGGGCAGAAGGAGGCTACCATGATGAAGCAGAGGCAGTGCCTGATGTATGAAGAGAGgtggagggagcaggcagagaagCAAGACAGAATGAAAAGGGATAAGCTAGAAAGGGCCGTCCTGGAAGACAAGCAGAAGAAGCTCCATCAAGAGCACAACCTGAAGGTAAAGGAAGAAGACAAGAAAGAATTCCTGGAACGAGAAGAACATCTTTTGCAGGAGAAGATGTCCACTGCTGCACAGAAGAAGCTGAAGAAGGAGCTACAGCTGCAGAAGGAAAAGAAGTTGCTCAACCAAGCTGAGAAGCTGAAGCATGAGGCCCTGCTCAAGGAAGTGGCTAGGCAagaggcagaggagaaggagaTGCTAAAGGCCTCTGTGGAGGTTAACCTACACAAGGCCCAGGAGAACTATGAGCAGCTAATTGAGAAGAGGAATCAAGAGCTAAGGGAGAAAGCTAAGCGGGAGGAGATGCAAATCCAGAGAGCCAAGCTGGCAGCtgagaggaaggagagggagcagaaggagCACTTGGAGGCCCTGGCCAAAGCGACAGAGAGGAAGCTCCAGCATGCTGCCCAGGTGGCTGAGGAGGTGGTCCAACAGAAAGCACGCAAGGTGGTCCTAAGCCGCCTGGAGAAGGAGAAGATGCAGAAGGTAAACAAGCAGAAGGTGGAGCAGTACGAGGACTTCCGACGCAGGGAGATCCTCCTGTCCATCGAGAGGAAgctggagaggagcgagcagatCTTCAAGGAGAAGAAGACTGTCCTGGAAAATGCCAGGTCGGTCGCCCGGGCATCCTTCCACGTCCGGGAAAAGGTGCGGGAGGAAACAAACATGCGCACCTTTGACAAGATGGTCTCTGAGGCAGAATTGCACGCCAGCCTGGATAAAAAATGA